The genomic interval tacagtctgactgtaataattgtggagtgattttaatccaggcCATCTGTGGGAAATTAAagaaattacacagatactTTTTCCCAAATCAAACAGCCTGGGAGTATCATAAAACCCTTTTTTATATTAGAAAACCTCATCTATTAAAACTAatccacttttcatttttactcataataataaattagaacatttatttataaatgaagATCTtaaccaaacaaaacacactaCCTCCCTATACCTTCATATTCTCTGTAGCATTTCAAGACTACCTATACATGCAGCATGGCATGGAGCATCACGCTCCTTTGTGTCTGGACAGTTTCAAGTTCTATCAAGTTAGGACAGCTGTCTATGATCTAGAATCTAAAAACGTCAGCCTATTCAGAGTCTTGACCTCAATCCCACTAAGAAGCTATTTTAATACAGAGGAACGGACAAAACCACTCCTAATGACTGTGCAGGAGTCATTTGTAGGGTCTGGTTGGGGTTGTGACGACAACAGAGATTCCACTTAAATGAACTTGACTGGTTAAAACTATCTGACCTTCATACTGCAGTGTAAAATGTAGTACTTTATAACAAGTCCACAGTTGAGAGATGCTGGACATAATGCAGCTAGGGCAGGAGCCAAATGCTATCTGTGCCATTTACTGTTCATTCGCTTCATttctacaaaataaaacacaaaagtgcAAAAGTGATGACACATAACtaatattttttatgattttttttcccaatttgtTGAACTCAACTATTAAAGACAAACTGCACAGCACTCATCAGAAACATGGAATAATGAAGAGCGCTCTCAGTGGATGTGTTCGCTTACCTTCACTGAGAAAAATCAACTAAACAGGACctgaacttttgcatacaactgtacatacaGTATGAGTTGGTGTGGGTGGTTATGCTATTAAAAGCCAAAACTAAAGTCCTGCAATTTGTAGCAGTGTCTAATTCCAGTATATCAAtattaaatgtcattttgtATTGCTTAGCATTAGAGAATGAATATTACACAACAACTGGGGGATTTGGTTTCTAGAATAACCCTGTTTAACAACGGCGTTTTGTCTGTTACTTCTTCCTTATATATTGATCTGCTGAAAACAAACACTGGTTTACTTCAAAAAGCATCAAAATTGCTTACCTATTCAAGATATTACATTTCTGAATTATTTCAAAAGTGTTCATTTTATCTGACCACCGTACATCAACAAGTTAACTTCAGTCAATAAATGGGAAAATGTTAATTAGTTTGGAAATCTGGCAAATGAATAGTGATTACAGAATTTTCCAGCAGATTTAAAACACGACAGCACAAAAAGCAGATCTAAATGTGATGAATGCATGTTTATATGGTTCTAGTCTCCCTGTGAGTACAGCACAGTGAAGTATTATAATATAGCAGTTTATATAGTTAATAGTAATATAATTTAGAATGGTTTAGAAAGTCTAAGCATGTGATTTGATATCTATGAAGTTTACCCttcaagtgaaaaaaacaggctTGCGTTTTAATGGACGGTAGATGTTCGTCCAGCACAGCTGGCCTGAAACGCTGATGGAAGCGTATCTGCTCAGTCGGGCCGAATAGTTATTGTTTTGGCCAATTTTATGCAATTGACCACAAAATCATTGCAATTTAAATGAGTTAAATCAGTTAAATGTGTCTGGCATTATGGGCTTAAGAGCTGTGCAAAATCTCTTCAGACATATGTTCATTCAAAAAATTTAATTCTGCACTTCATAGAAAAATACTTAACATGGTTTAGCTAAGCAGGCCTCTATTTTCGGTCAAGAAGTCCAGCTTATCGATTTATTTAGGCTTTTTGAATGCAGAACGCAGTGTGAGAGGTTAACAGTTAGTTGGAGCTGTGTGGCGATGTGCACATCAAGTGGGTGTTTggctgcttctgattggtccGTCCATGTACAACTAATCAATGGTTCATCTATAACCAGCACAGTGCACTTCTTAATACGGATTTTAGTGAAAACCtgttaaaatgcaaaacaaatgaacacattGACATGTGACACAGAAACGTTGTTCATTATCAGTCAGTATATGTCCTCAAATTTCCTCTCCGTGCATCACTAACACAAATAATTACACAACAAAAATCACTCTGTTGCATCAAGTTTGGGAACAGGGTGTTCAGGAAAGCACTGTTTGCCCTGGCAAAGTTCCATTCTGACCGTCAGATGTATGAACACAGAAGGAGCCCGACATGGATGGGTTTACTCCCTGGGCTGAAGGGATCAGGTGCAGGACATTTCCCTAATTAGAGGTGCCCTCTGAGACAGAGCAACACAGCAGGAACAGAGCAGCTACAGCAAGGGAGGGAGCATCATCACTGCAGGTCACTGCAGATGGTTTTGCCTTCTTTAACTAATTCAGTAGTTCTTTACTCTCCAGatgcttaaaaaacaaaaatattaaatgtctAGTATgaaccaattaaaaaaaatgacttaattcACTGAGAAATGAAATTGACACAATTTACACAGAACCAAAAACAGTAGCTGTAGCCATCGTAAACACCTGAAGCCTTACtgcatacttttatttttatagatatatGTCTTACAGTGAGCCACATAACCAAATATGGAAGATTACTTAAAAAAAGTCTCagcattattatatattaaggCTTATTGGTCAGGAAATACATAGACAACAATGGAAATAAAAGCTTGGACCTGCTGACGGGTCCAGACCAGTTCACCTTGTTTGTGAGCATAAACTACAATATACAAATGGTTAACTGAAAATCCATTCTCTGAACCTTACTAACGTTCAAATATCAAAGCTATAACGCACCCCTGCTTAAAAACATAGTAAATTACAATGTTTAAATGAGCCCATATGAAGCCTCTGACCTTTCCGAAGTGTGTCCACGATGAAGGTGAAGCCAGTTGTCCGTGGATGAAGCACGTACTCATACTTTGGGAGACCATTCTTCTCCGCAAACTCATCACTTCTGGCACGAGTGTTATCTACAGATGGCAGACTTCATAGATTagtccaaaaaagttgggacagtgtgtgaaatgcttataaaaaacactacattgaaaacaatacaatataatatttcAGGTTTTGCCTTcgttttcctttttaaaatctGCTAATTTCAGATTTGATGTCCCAAAAAACAGCAGGTTTTCcttgtgttacatcacctgtcctttcaacaacactTAATAAGTGTTCAACCTTCTGTTAAACAAGTCTTCAGCTACAGTAGCTGTACAGAGCCACCACATGCTTTCAATGGAACAGTGAATGTGGCCTGGTGCCATCATGTTGCATGGATGTCCCTGAACAAGCTGTTTTCTAAAAAGGCAGCAAACGTTGCTCCAAAAAAAGTGTATATAACTTTAAGCGTTCATGGTGGCTTTCAAGATGCCATGGACGCCACAAACAACTCCATACTTcagaactttatgctggtaacaatctggactGTCCAATCCTTTATTGGCCCAGTGAACAATATCCATTATTTCCACAGACAATCGGAAAGGgtgactcgtcagaccacaaaacacatttccaccgTGCATTGGCTCATTTTAGATGAGTCCAAGGAGGTTTAACACAATTTAACGAACATTTCTGTATGTTATGtagctgctgttgtgcaaaGCATAGTCTTCCCTTGCATTTTCGGCAATAAACACAATGTTTGCAATCTTTCATTGATAagtgttcttaaactgctgaaTCATTTGCTGacacagttttcatttttctatttaattATAGGTCAttgtagattaaaaaaaaaaaaaatcactgctttctgtctcAGTATTAGGAACTGAGGTTGGCATTTGGattaccaaaataaataaatgcattttgaatATCAGTTTATTTCCTGTATGTTTGGACTACACACATGTAAcaagaaaaatcaaacaatcATGATGTTAATTATTGCAATAATCCTCTTATTAACCCATTAACCCTCTGCACTTCAGCCTGTTAGTCTCAGTGATTTAATCTGCCAGGTGTCGTCAAAGGAACCTGAGGCTGAGATATCAATACCCTGCCTATTAAAGAGCTGCTGAGTGTCTCTCTTGTTCTGTCTGAAAGAGGTCAAGATGTTCACGCGCTGGTGCACACACGTGTGCCCTTCTGCGTGCGTGCACCTAGACCTACTCTTGATCAGTAATTAGATCAGGCCTTTGTGATCCCCTGGGCTCCTACAGACAACTTTAAGCATCAAATCCCTCAAACTACTGacagcaagagagtgagagagaagccAAGTCTACTAAAATGAAGACATCACTGTTAAACAGGCCTCAAAATCTCCTCTAAAGCCAGTTCTAATAAAGGGATTGGACAGACCTCCAAGCTGAGAGGTACACTCCTCTCTTGTAGCTTCACCTTGCTGGTTTACAGAAAGAGACTGctgcccatctgttgatgcagaGTTTGTATAAGCTGTCCAAAGCCCTTAGTCAGTTTCTGACAAAGCTGTTGCTGTCAGATTCTCCAGTGACCATGATGAGTGAGATCCTTCGGTGGTCCCTCCCTCTCCATTCATGAATGGGGTGGAGGGTGGTTAATTAATTGTGCAGCCTCAGATGGGCTAGATAGCAGGGATAAAGGTTTAAGACCAGTAAGTAGGTAAGATCTGGTCGACTGAACCTGTCTGCAGCAAGGGGGCCACTAGTTTGGGGTTCTATAAGCCTTTTCAAGGTTGCAGGATGACAAATCAAGAGACCTCCCAACGTGTTGTATACAATACAGCAACACGTATGAAAATCTGACTATGGAGACTGTTGAAACATGCATAGAAGTCAAGTACTGTGGAGCTGATGTCAAGTATTGTTTGTCTTAAGGTCATTTTACGGTCTTTAATATTGCCTGGATTTTTCTTCTGTAGTTTTATTCCACTGTTTGGTTTCGCCTTCGGAGGTTTTGGTTGTAGAGCCGAACAGCCATGGGGAGAAAGGAGCTATCTCTCTTTTATATAGTTCCATATGGCTTACATAAATAACCAGAAAGTTTAAGTACactctgcatgtgcgtcgcttCGTAGCAAAAGTTCATAACATTCAACAtcgtggagcagaaactggtctgcagagaagacgaagttcatgctctgagctttaaaagacggtggtgggacagacgtccagcttGTGTCTCAGAAGTTGACGTCTTCGTCCTGCAGCTTCCGTTAATacatgtgaagtatgtttttctgCCATAATGTTAAAGCAACTAAAAGCATGAGTGCGCCAACTGAAAACTCGTCTTACCCTGACTGGGATCTCAGATGATGCTGGTTGTCACGGTAACATTtacactaagcggttctctaCGCATGCGCGGCATTTTGGATGGATTACTTGTGTGCAGGTAAATGGAGAtttatcagattgttgagtagagtgaacATCTCAGTCTTCATCTATAATCCGAATccattcaatcggattggcaaaaatctgcatgtaaacacagccaccgACATCATTCCTGAAAGTAGTAGTGAAATCTAAGTAGGTCAACTAGGGGGACTTCAGTCACATGCATTCAAATGCCCATCTCTAATgctgtgtgcgtgtatatacACATGAGCACATGTGAGCGAGTTGTGGACATCTCACCGGTGAGGTCAGTGCCCTCGGGGAAGAGAAGCAGCTGCAAAGGTTCCCTGATATCGCAGAAGTACTCCAGCATATTTTCCATGTGGCTACGATCCTCCTCCCATCTCCTCTGGATGAAGATAAATGCAGCCACCTGCATCGCCCATCCTAAATAACATGCACAAAACACAAGGAAACATCACTGTAATGACTAGGATAACAAAACGATCTTCCTCTTACCCAAAACGCAATCAACCAACAACTATATGAATGGCTTGTTTATCATTCAAAACCGTGGATTTTGCCAAATGGTAAATAAGTAAAGCTCATTTATACTCAGTCGATCAGCCCTGTGCTGCCTGCCTGCCTAAATCATTACATACTACCCTCAAATGACGTCAAGCAATCTCCAAACTTGTATGGACACTGTATAACAAACTAGTATCTACAGAAATGGACAAAATCATGTCACACAGCCAAATCAATAGAAGAATCTTGAAGACTGAATTGTGTTCccaattttgtccattttcaaacATGTCTTTCCAGACAGGCTATTTTCTGGGTAATGGGAGAATTCTGATTTTCCACCAAAACCACCTTGACTTTAAAAGTGCGTCGGTAAGATTCACAACACAAAAGAGAACAGATAACATGAAGGAATGAAAGgataagagtgtgtgtggggtgttCATGCATATTAAGTGTCGGGGGAAGGAGCTCACCCACCAAAACCAGGCACCGCTTTGAGGGCAGCTTTCAGGCAGACCTTCTCCAGGCGGAGGTAGCTGTACCTCAGCAGACAGCACCACAGAAACATCCAGTCCAGCCGAGTGCGATGGTTCATTATGATCACACTGCGCTCCCCTGGCACAAAGCCATCGCCTGTTATAACCACCTTCACTCCAAACACCACCTCCAACAAAGCCTAGAGAGAAGgaatacacacaaaataaaaaacactcaGGTCACAAGAAAAGTTTGGGGGCACTcacctttttaaaactttttccCCACTAAACAAGCATGTTTTCGTTGTCAGATTGCAACCACTAAATAAATATTGCTGTTGAGATCTTGCCATTTTTCTGTACAGATCAAAGGATTAGCAAACAGATACTGGGAGGTATTTAATCTAAATTAAAAATTAGTACCCAAGATCAAACATTACATGGAAAATTTCAAAAGAAGGTGGGTGGTCAAGCTTTTGAATGGGCAGGGTATGTAGGGCTTGGCAATaaggggcagatttactaaagGTGACAGCTTGCAGCCAGTTGTGCTGGTGGGAGTGACCAATTTAGTGCACCGCCATCTAAGAACTGTtatgcaaataaacacagttGCAACTTTCTAATTAACATTGAAGCAGCACAGTGTAAACCCCAGTTTTGCTGCCATGCGTTTTGTTTGGAAGTCTGTTTTCaaatgaaggaaaaagaaaaagctacTAACTTCTGAAAAAGTAGCATTCAGAGATGGCCAAGTAACTACTTTGTGATAATAAGTCATTCATTCAACATTCAAAATACTAAGAAAATAAATTATTGCATCAAAGCAATTCAGAGGTCCAACATAAGCCAATATTTCCCAAAGTGCTGaaagaaaaatacttttttttttttccacctgcCAAAAACTGGCTTCTATTTTGTTGGATGGGTGTCTCTGAGCAACACCGTCGGTCACGTTTGTgccaaaataaaagctttacaCAGGCGTTCAACACACAAGTCAGTCTGTACCAGCTGTAGTAAATCAGAGTAGGTGCTTCATCATAATATTTGAACTGTATGATGCGCTTTGAGAAGGACACTCCCATAAAAGCACACACAATGAGGCAAAAGTGCAACATCGTATTAATTGATCTAATTATGTACGTTTGTGCGCTGCTGCATCTATAAGAGTAAAGCGTCGCGGTTTTACTGCCAAGAAACAGTTTGGGGCAGAACATTAGTAGATTTGCCCCCAGGAGTATTTTCCTGGCTTTACAGGAAGGTCTTTATGCAAATATGTTCTTGTTTGGTCAGCTTGGGAACAAACTGACAGTAACAAACTGAATTCTTTGAGAGTCAGTGGTTCTGCTGGTTTCTAAAAATATGGCCTTTTCTGCTTAAACAGGAAAAGATCTGACAGTCATGCTGGATGTTCTTTAGTTCACAAGTGGACCTACGGGTTTCCCTATGTATCAGTATTTTGGCTAAACAGAAGCTCCTCTTTTTACATGTTATACATTCAGATTTCGGCTCACGTGTACGGCGTCACATGAAGTGGTCACGTTTATTGTTTCCTTCAtagaaaaatacattatatgcGCTACAGGTCAAATATTTGGAAGTAACACCAACTTTGTAGAAATACAACTTTTTTTCTAATAAGATCATTTACAGAAATACGTTAGGATGAAAAGGTTTTTATGAAACTGTGTGTGCACTAAACATGTACTAGGCCAAACTGATGGAAACCGAgttatttggaaaatatttatgaaactttaataattaaaaaaaaaaaatctttttttttacttttatactttCGATCAGTTGTAAGCAAAAGCTTGACCATCCCTGGTCAAAACCATGAAGGGAATatgatttctatttatttgctgggaaacaagcatacaaaataaaatgagccctaacatatattaataataaggtattttaaatataatgtaactTAAATGTGTCCAACAATAAATTAAGTATGTAAGTATTAAAACATGTTGTTCTCAGAGGAGGACGTGTATTTACTTTTAATCTGACCAGGGgctcccaaacttttgcatacagctgtttGTGCCTGAAAAACCCAAGAAAAAGCTGTAGTAGATTACCGGTGCACTACAGTGCTGATCTAATGAGCGATGGAGATGAGAACATACCACAGGCAGGGTCAGCCAGGTTGCCACAATGCGGTCAGTGAGCCAGCGGTACCAAGCTGGGGACAGCAGCATCAAGGGCAGCACCGGACCCAGCATAAAAACACTGCCGAAGAAGCTGCCCAGGAACAGAGTGACCACGAAGTAGAGGCCGCGTACAGAAACCATCGCCATGCCTGGGAAACtgagagaggcagaaaaagaGATGTGTCAGTTTTGCTCCATCAAAGGACCGAAACGGAACACTAGTTTTACCCCGATCAGAGAAAGACCCAATGGAAAACCAGGAACAAAAGACTGGATTCCTTTATTGGACAGAAAGGCAAATGTacacaaaattacatttttaggtAACCAGATCATCCAAAAAATGAACTGCAGCTGTGCTTAGTAAATAAATCTCTGAGCGATTCTATTTCATATGATCCCTTAGAAAATGATTCACTACATCGTGAAATTCCAAACTAGTATAACTCAAATTCCAGTACATTTcggaaatgtttttaaaaacacagcgAATGTACAAGATGAAAGGTAATATTTACACAGCAGAATatagaataaaaacaatacaccaAACATTTTTTCTATATATGTTCGTTCCTGattaattttctatatttttaatttccccttacaaaaaaaaaaaaaaaagaggcaaaTAACTTCTAAGgaccaatcccatttcactgaTCAGCCCTACTACTTaaccctcacccctccctcactcccgggggggtgggggggtggggggcgtgGTTTGATttgagtgttatgagaaaaacacaaaaaacagcaagatggctgcacaagtgaccaaagaaacccacaaacctGAGTATTTtcctcattaaaaaaatgtgatgaCCACTGTATTATGTGATGTGCTGACCACAAGCTTAAtgatgttttaatgtattatggtccttttcttcacaaCAAGCAGATAAATAGCTAGCAGTGTGTATTGGCAGCAAGCGAaatttcccattcttgtttgaattttcccgatccaccttaaatggtgcagcagttctgatgcctgaggcaccagaatgtaactgctgctccatttaaggtggaacgggaaagcacaaacaagaagctggcgaatatccgacttcagcttcataccaCCAAATAATTAGGGGGAGATGATATAATTGCCCTACCACAACATACTGGAGTTTACAttaaggggaggggggggggcaatgtatgaaaatggttgtaattccTAAGCACTGACACAATTTGCACGTTCATAtccattatttaatttcaacctCAATATAATGGGGTActcagctaaaaaaaaaaacattatttatgaaCCTGACTGTATTTAGTTGTGAAAGCAAAcataattttctattaaacagACGTTTTCTGCTAAAACATGTATAACTGGTACGTAACGGTcactttgactggaaaataaacggatggtctgatttttttttgcacagtacacaCTTCACTGAATATCACAATCAATTCTACTATTCCAAAAATGATGTAGCTGAACAGGAACATTCAGCATGCCATCACCCCAATTCATCACATCTTAAAATTAGGTTTAGGACAGATGGATCCCTTGAACCTGGACACATAGTCGCAAACTCTGCAGCCCTTCAGCGGAGCTTTAAATATTTTCTGCAGTCTGTGAAGTAAAAAATAATgagaacacaaaagaaaaagttAGTTCAAGGGCAAAGTCAAATATAACTGACGATGTGAAAAaagtgcagcagcagctctacagcTGATTTGCTGAGAGTGCATCAGGGATATTTGCTCAGCAGTGGACAGCTGCTCACTGCGCTCCATCTAGGGGACTAATTAGGGTCATTAAGGGTCTTATTGTCAGTTTACAATATCTTGTGAATTTTGATTTTAAGACGACCAGGCAGTGTAGTTAATACTTCCACATAACAGGCTTAACGACTGGTGTACTGATAGTGAGGCATGGTTAAAgactggcctgcattattttgtcTACCATGCTGACCTCCAGTACAGGGCAAGTCAGAGGCCCTTTCATCTACTTAATTTCTAGTCAACAACACATGAATTTTCATtagaaaggaaaaaatatatatatttcgcaggaaaaatgaaacagaagtctcaacaactaaacgTAATTAGCATTTACCCTGTTGACTCTCTACCTCTATTACAGCTTGTATTCTTATAGACTTTCAGTGTTTCTTAAACAAATCTGCACCTCCAAAAGTTCAGTCTCACAAgctggttgcactttctgcttcttatgACTTAAATAATCCCAAATGTGCCGTTTCAATGTCCGTGTATAATTtctttgtccatttcctttccTCAGcaaggcttcttgacagctacacatccttttggAGTCTCTGGAGCTGCGTGCGGCTCTTTaactgccctgtcgtggctccacagcagaatcacattagtaggtaataataaaacaatcgtcctttacagtaaaataaggttctgctgatcgttcaacacagtttagcagtaaatggtcttaaacgctggagttgatgtagaactgctgatgtataaatcgctgttgtcagaagaaaacctcgtatctcccaaatgacaactttacaggagaaggaaaaaacctactttacttttaatgaaagtcaatggaaccagaattttttccaagtcattttgagccgtttcttttggtccatttttcatgTAATTTGCAGGCAACGTAAAGAACAataggcatttttaaattatgtaaaaaagtgaaaaatgtattCTTCACCCTTtgaccctgaaggttggtgtgtagactgctggtcaccacagacaacaatctcacctgtGTAGTAGCTTCACATTGaacatcgataatctggagacaaatggactgaTTTGCATTGATAATCACATCAGCTggttcctgatacgtttaatctgcaacgacgaactgccaaacactaaaacatcacgaagctgaagtcggcttctcaTTCAAAAGCTTCTTGCTCAGATTGTAacattcctccttaaatggggcagcagttacATCCTCAGGCACCACTTAAGGAACAGGAAAATGACAAGAAGCTGGACAATGAGAAGACAttctaattatatatatataaaaaagacattttacaagaaactattctactttggCAGAAAAgtctcctgctggagatgtgagaaaagcagctatagctgagtgaaagcttaaagtagagcaaagcaagtttgtgtttttgttttatttctagCCTGTACTAGAACATCAGGACATgctgagacagatttacagccaagatggtacaATGGACATATAAATGTGGCTCACAAGGAGGTTGGATTtctgctgaaaggacaaaacggctcctcttcacatttgggttgccaaacCCTGGGATTACattacatctaatctcctcagtaACATCACCTTCATAAATCTGGGGAAGAAAAATTAAGGCGGATTTGGTAgttgcgtatatatatatatatatatatatatatatatatatatatatatatatatatatatatatatatatatatatataaaaactaaatgcaGGTAGATTTCATACCATCGTTGGCAGTTAGAGGCTTTtgcataata from Pygocentrus nattereri isolate fPygNat1 chromosome 5, fPygNat1.pri, whole genome shotgun sequence carries:
- the lclat1 gene encoding lysocardiolipin acyltransferase 1 isoform X3 yields the protein MAMVSVRGLYFVVTLFLGSFFGSVFMLGPVLPLMLLSPAWYRWLTDRIVATWLTLPVALLEVVFGVKVVITGDGFVPGERSVIIMNHRTRLDWMFLWCCLLRYSYLRLEKVCLKAALKAVPGFGWAMQVAAFIFIQRRWEEDRSHMENMLEYFCDIREPLQLLLFPEGTDLTDNTRARSDEFAEKNGLPKYEYVLHPRTTGFTFIVDTLRKGNNLDAVHDVTVAYPQNIPQTERHLMLGLFPREIHFHVRRYPLSTLPEGSDLLQAWCQDRWTEKEQRLREFYGASPRLFDDPEARVPPCKSELRVTLVKAVSLCYWTLFITLSFVGLWLWAPLRMYFLLVVAFFLLQQKVMGGVEMMELACHRHWNGKPPMSREKDGPRVKKE
- the lclat1 gene encoding lysocardiolipin acyltransferase 1 isoform X1 encodes the protein MRAEVRRSGRVNVTFPGMAMVSVRGLYFVVTLFLGSFFGSVFMLGPVLPLMLLSPAWYRWLTDRIVATWLTLPVALLEVVFGVKVVITGDGFVPGERSVIIMNHRTRLDWMFLWCCLLRYSYLRLEKVCLKAALKAVPGFGWAMQVAAFIFIQRRWEEDRSHMENMLEYFCDIREPLQLLLFPEGTDLTDNTRARSDEFAEKNGLPKYEYVLHPRTTGFTFIVDTLRKGNNLDAVHDVTVAYPQNIPQTERHLMLGLFPREIHFHVRRYPLSTLPEGSDLLQAWCQDRWTEKEQRLREFYGASPRLFDDPEARVPPCKSELRVTLVKAVSLCYWTLFITLSFVGLWLWAPLRMYFLLVVAFFLLQQKVMGGVEMMELACHRHWNGKPPMSREKDGPRVKKE
- the lclat1 gene encoding lysocardiolipin acyltransferase 1 isoform X2; translated protein: MESYSFPGMAMVSVRGLYFVVTLFLGSFFGSVFMLGPVLPLMLLSPAWYRWLTDRIVATWLTLPVALLEVVFGVKVVITGDGFVPGERSVIIMNHRTRLDWMFLWCCLLRYSYLRLEKVCLKAALKAVPGFGWAMQVAAFIFIQRRWEEDRSHMENMLEYFCDIREPLQLLLFPEGTDLTDNTRARSDEFAEKNGLPKYEYVLHPRTTGFTFIVDTLRKGNNLDAVHDVTVAYPQNIPQTERHLMLGLFPREIHFHVRRYPLSTLPEGSDLLQAWCQDRWTEKEQRLREFYGASPRLFDDPEARVPPCKSELRVTLVKAVSLCYWTLFITLSFVGLWLWAPLRMYFLLVVAFFLLQQKVMGGVEMMELACHRHWNGKPPMSREKDGPRVKKE